The Sphingobacteriales bacterium nucleotide sequence TTGCATTAGATTTCAATAGTCAATTAGAAATTTCTCCTTCAAATAAAGATATAAAAAAGTGCGAAGCATTAATCAATGCTATTCATCAATTACAATAAAAAATGCCATTCAGAAATGAATGGCATTAAACTATAAAACTAAAATGTTATTAGTGCATTTCTTGTTGCATCTCCATTGGATTCATTTGTGGAGCGTCTGGCTCAATAGAAATCAATTCTACTTCAAAAATTAATGGCTCATTTGGACCAATTCCTGCTTGTGGAATTCCTTGCATACCATATGCTAATTTTGATGGTACAAAGAATTTGAATTTAGAACCAACAGGCATTAATAAGATACCTTCTTTCCATCCTTGTATAAGATTTGCTAAAGGAAAAATAGCTGGCTCTTTTCTATCAATAGAACTATCAAAAACAGTACTGTCTAACAACATACCTTTGTAATGTACTTTTACAGTATTACTTTCAGTAGGTTTTTGTCCTGTACCTGTAGAAATTATTTGATATTGTAATCCAGAACTTGTAGTTTTTACATCAGCTGCTGTACCATTTTTTGCAAAGAAATCTTTTTCTTTCTTTTTGTTGAATTCTGCTTGCTGATAAGCTTGTGGATTAAATTGTTTCATTAAGACAGCTGCAATGGTATCGCCTCCGAATAATTGTTTTTTACTATTCATTACATCATAGATTGCACGTGCTAATAATTCTGGGTTGATTGTACTATCTAGACCATTTTGTCTTAATTGTGATGCAATTTGTAGACCAACAGCATACGACACTGAATCCATTGATGTTTTTGGGTTTGCATTTTTATACGAACCACCAGACTTACATGCTGAAACTAATAATACAGCAATGCTTAAAATTAAAATAGAATACTTCTTCATTTTGGTTGATTGATTGATTAATTTATATTAATGTTTATGATTTGGATCTGAGTGGTCATGTTCTTGCTCTGGGTTGAATAATTGTGGTGCAATATTTTCTTTTGGAGCTTCAATACCTAATAGTTCAACTTCAAAAATTAAAGCTTCATTTGGTTCAATTACTGGAGGACTTCCGTTAACACCATAACCTAAACTTGGTGGTAAATAGAATTTGAATTTAGAACCCACTGGCATTAACTGCAAACCTTCTGTCCATCCTAAAATTACTTGATTCAATGGAAATGTAATTGGCTCTTTACCAATATTACCATCAAATTCTTTTCCATCTAAATGCGTACCTTTGTAAAATACTTTTACAACATCAGTTGCTAATGGTTTTGCGCCAGTGCCTAATGAAATCACTTCATATTGTAAGCCACTAGCTGTTTTTTTCACACCTTGTCTTTTACCATTTTCTTCAAAGAATTTGTCATTTACATCAGATTTTGCTTTTGACAATAGTGCTTGTTGATTTTGAAAGAATGTTTGTAAATACTCTTGGAATTTTTCTTCAGGAATCAAATATTTGCTTGAATTGTTGTAAGCATCTTTGAATCCTAAATTTAATCCTGATAAACTTGGATTAGTTACTGTGTTTTTTTGAATATCATTTACAATTTGTACACCAAGTATATAGCCAATTGAATCTGCAAGTGTTTTCAATTTTGGAGCTACTGTTGTCGTTGTTGTTTTTGGTGTTACTTTTGTCGTTGTTTTAGACTTTGTTGTTGAATTTTGTCCAAAGACTAATAAGCATATCGAAAAAGTAACAAATAGTACATTTTTTTGCATGTTAATAATTTTTGACAAAGATAGTTTAAGGAAACTATAAAAGCTAACAATTAACTTTTTTTCATAAATATTTTTTAAACAATTTCTGACAATCTTTTCAAGATTGGATACCAATGTACATTGCCTTTCTCAATGCCTAGACGAATAATGACTACTTTTTTAGATTCATTTATGAGCATCGTTTGTCCGTTAAAACCAGCTGCATAATATACATTGCTCAAACTATCATCTACTGAATAGTACCATGCATTGCAGTATCTTTCTTCTGATTTGCTTCTCATTGCTTCATCATCACATTGATTGAGCCAAGATTTTGGCACTACCTGTTTGCCATTATACATACCATTGTTGGCAATCATTACACCAAATTTTGCCAAATCTCTAGCAGTAGTATTTAATCCACCATAGTATTTGGGTACTCTTGTAAGTCGACTATCGACAGTAAAAAAAGAAGAATCTTGCATACCTAATGGTTCCCATATTTTTTCGTATAAATATGTAGTAAAACTCTTATCTTTTAATGCTTTCGTTATGCAATCTCCTAAAATTTGAGTATCTATAGATTTATACTTAAATACTTTTCCTGGTTTGTATGTAAATTTTGCATTTTCAATGGCAGATTGCAAATCTCTATTGTAATAAAATCTAACTGTTTGTAATAAATTTCCATATTCATCATAGTTTAATCCAGAAGTCATTTGGCAAAGATATTCTAGCTTAAGACTATCATACAATGGATTTTTTAAATTATCATAAAAAAAGGAAACTGGTAATTGGTTGCTTTCTATTATGCCTTCTTTGATTGCTATACCTAACAAAGCTGTAATAAATACTTTTGTAACAGAAAATACTTGGGTAATGTCGCCTTCTTTTACACCATTAAGGTATCTTTCAAAAATGATTTTACCATTTTTTACAATTAGAAATGATGTAGTATTTGTGTTTTTTAAAAATATATCTGTATATAAATTTTCTAAATATGTTGAAGAATCTGCCCAAAGTTGTAATTCTGGAATTTGTCTTAATTCTTTTTTTAATTCTGTTTTTTTTGTTGCTGATGGGATACTTAATGTATTGTAAAACTTACCATCAAATATACTTGGCACACGTAATGAATCATTTAATTTGAATACTAATATACTTAGCACAAATACTATTATAACTGTAAATATTTTTAATGCAGTTATTTTTTTATTCATTATTTATCTAATTTGATATTTATATTATAAGCAAAGCCAAGATTAAAATAGATATTGTTTAATGTAGTCTTTTGGTATGTTTCTCTATTATAGATATTGCTATAACCTTTGTATTTGTATTTATAGAAATCATAATCTACACCAACAGAAAAACCAAACTTATTTTTTATTAAATATCTAAACTTACAATCTAATCCAAGATAGATTTTCTTTCCTTTAGAATCAAAATATTCATCAGCAGTGTATCCACCAATTCTGAATGTTGGCATGATGTGCAAGTTTTTATTTTTAAGAAACTCAAATGAATATCCTATTGATGTTGCAATGACAAAGAAAAAAGAATTTTGCTTTGACAATAAACTTGTACCTTGTCTTTTGTAATTTTTTATAGAAAAAAACTGATAATGGATTCCATTATATAAATTCTTCCAAAAATTGGCTTGTAATGAAATTTGTAAATTTGATGCACTGTAATTTTTCTTAAGTTACGTTTGTCATCATATTCTATAAATTCAGTAAGGTTAATCCCACCAAATGTATCTAATTTGATTTTGTATTCACCGCTGTACAAATCATTCTGTATCATTGTAGGAATGGCATAAGTATAATTCATGCCAAATAAAATTCTAACTTTTTCTGGGTTAAATTTCTTAGTTTTTATTTTTAAATTTTCAGCCAATGATGCACTATCTACATTTTGAGCATAAAAATGAAAAAAAGAGAATAAAAATACTACTGAAATTATACTTCGAAACATTTCGTAAATATAATTAATCCCAATCAATTGATTGGGATTAATTAATTAAATATTCATTGAATTATTTATTCTTTAACGAACTTAGCTTGATGATTTTGTTGTTGTTCTTTATCTAGTAAATTTAAGATATACATACCTTTTGCAAACTGCATAGCATCAATTTGTATGATATTCATACCTCTTTCTACTTTCTTAGCCTCGTTTATCATATTTCTGCCAGTTACATCAAATACATTCAAGTCTAATTCAGTTGCTCTACTTGCTTGGTATTGAATATTCAATAAACCATTAGTTGGATTAGGATATATTTTCACTATACCATCATTAATTGCAGTATTGTTCTCTCCTAATTTGATATTAATAATCTCTGAATATTTGAATGTACCATCTGTATCGTACATTTTCAATCTATAGTAATTATCTCCAACTTGTGGATTTTCATCATTGAATGTATAATCAACTGGAATATTACTATTTCCAGCAGCTAATTTTTCTCCTATATATTCAAAATTGGTAGCATCATAAGATTTTTCAATTTCAAATTTCAAAGAGTTAATTTCAGATGCTGTTGTCCAATTCAATACATTGACTTCACCATCATTATAACCTGTAAATGATAATAATTCAATTGGCAATATAGTTGTTGGCGATGTTCCTTTTACAAACAATATTTGTCCTGCAGATGCACAACTTGCTTCATTTTCATCACTAATGATTTGTACTACATATTTTGTACATCTAGGTAATATATATGTTTGATTAAAGTTAGTTGCCGTAGTACCACCTAATACTTCCTCAAATACTGCACAATTCACAATTACTTCTTGATAATCTGGTGTACATGGTGTATTATCTTGCATCATTGACATTGCTGTTTTTCCGCAACCTAAATTTGTTAATGAGAATATCATTTGAACAGTATCAACTGGTGTACCATCACAATCTGTATTGAATGTAAAATAATTCACAGAGTTATTTGCTTCTGACAAACAATCATAATATATAGGATTATAGTCTGTACCATTGGTATTCATATTCCAACATTGTGGTTGGTCATAACCAATACTTGATGATGTACTACAAGGTAGTTTTGCAGGACAATCTACAGATAAGCAGAAACCAAATGTTACATCATTTGGGTTAGTTGGTGCATCTGCATTAAATACTTGTAAATATAATGTCTCGCCAGGGAAAGCAGCAACTGTCATATCAACATCATTACCAAATCCACCAGAACCACAATTCACTTGTTGTAAGACACCACTGCAACCACTAGGTGCTCTATATATTCCAATATGTTGATCTGAATTATTTATTCCTGCTATAGATGAATATTCATCATTCCCTTGTATTCTAATTCCTGTAGCACTCAATGGAACAGTGAATTTAAACCAATAGTCATTACAGTTACTTTCTCCATTACAACCAATAGCTGTTGCTGTTTTAGTTGCTTGGTCTATATCTGTTGCTGTATCTTTTACAACATATATTTTGGTAAGATATTGTCCATCAGAAGAACATGGTCCAAATGCAGCACTTCTTATATGTTGTGTAACATCTTCTGCTCCACAAGGCTCGTCGTTTGCTGGGGCTACATTTTCAGCATATAAATCATTAATTACAAAATCCCAAGTTCCTCTATCAGTAAAAAGGTCATTACCATCAAATTGGATATAATAAGTTTTACCTGGAGACAAACATCTAAAGTCAGTACTTCCCAATCCACTTGTTAAAAATCCTGATGACTCATTTAACATTAATCCTGTAAATCCATTTGTAGCACAATTATAACCTGTTGGTGCTTCATATAAATTCATATTTACTGACAACAATAAAGGTACGCTGAAGTTTGATAAGGTTAATCTTACTTCTCCAGAAGCAGGTGCAACAAATTGATACCATAATGTTTCGTCATAAGAACTACCATTTGATGGAGTTTGTGGCATTGGCGAAACATTTGGCTCATTTGCTTGTGATGTAGCACATCTGTTATCAGCATTATATGTCGTTCCAATATTCGCTGTTGGCGCAGTACAAATATTATCAGCTGGATTAGTTGTACCTGATGTAAATTGTACAGAAACACTAAAGTTATTTCCTACATCGCCACCTAATACGCCATCAATACCTTGAATTTGCACATAGTATGTTTTACCTTCTTCTATTTCCCAACATGCTAAACCTAGTGTTTCATTATTATTTAAATCTACATTATTAGATTCTTTAATTTGTGTCATATTGTTCCATGTTGTTGATGTACAAACTGGAGCACCTGACGTATTATCCTCTCTCCAAACTCCAATATAAGCATTTATTGCATCTCCTGCACCATTGGTAACATTAATATTGTAAGTACCATCTGTGTTGCTTGCAACAAACTTATACCACAATGTATGGTCATAGCTACCATCAGTAATATCATCTAATGGTCCATCTGTTTCTGGCTCTCCAACCTGTTGTGTTGCACATGTATTATTTTGTGCAGTAAATGCTTTTGTTGTAGAAGTTGTAAATGTACCAAAATTACCAGATGTTGAAGTAGATGGGAATGCACCTGGTGTTGCACCAATACCACAAATATCATCATTTAATGGAGTTGTTTGATTTGAGTTTGTCAACTGAATATTAAAATTACCAACATCAACAGAGCCTACTAAATCATTTCCATCAATTTGTAAATAATATCGTTTTGATGTTTTCAAACATGGCCATGTTTCATCAATTTCATTACCTACTAATAATGTTGAAGAACCACTTGCAATTTCTTTTAATTGACTCCATGTTGGAATATCAGCTGGTGTGCCTGTGCAAGTTATTGTTGTTGTACTTGGCACTTCATACAATACATAATTAATTCCACCTAACATACCTGATGTTACATCTAATTGCATTCTAACACTTTGTTCTGCAGTTGGCACAAATGTGAACCAAACAGTTTCGTCATAATCATTAGAAGTCACATCATCTCCTGTTCCACCCATATTATTACTTGTATTTGGTTCTCCTGTTTCTTCCCATGAGCATTTATTAGTTCTATTTACAGCACTAGCCATACTAGTACTCAATGCTTCTGCACTACATATCAAGTCATTACTTGGTCCAGGATTTCCAGAACCATCATCAGAAACTGTAACGATAAAGTCACCTTGGTCTACAGTAAATGGTACATTATCATTACCATCAATTTGTATTAAATATCTTGTATTAGGTAACAAACAAGTAAATGATTCTGATGTAGAACTTACACCTGTAGAACTTGAACCTTCTTGAATTATTACTCTACTTGGTGCATTTGTTACTCTAAATGCTGGATTACCCATTGTTTGGTTGTAATAATACAATGTAAAGTTTGGTGAGAATGTACCAGAAATACTTGGATTGTCTGCAACAGTTATAGTTGTTACACCTGGATTATCAGATGTTGTAAAATAAAACCATACTGTTTCATCCTCTGCACTAAATATTGCAGTATGACCAGTTTCACTAGTTCCACAATAGTCTCCACTTTCATTATTTTCGCAAGTAGCACATATATTATGTCCATATCTTGATTTTGTACCGCCTGCTGGTAAAACATATAAACCTGGTGCTGTAACAGTACTATCCATTGGAAGTGCATTCACTAAATTATCATTAGAAGCACGTTTAGAATAATTTCCTAAATCTCTAACTTGTAAATTGAATAAAAAGTTATCTGTAGCTCCAGGTAATGTAAATCCTAATAATGACATATCAATACCATCAACTTGTACATAGTACCATGTATTTGGTTTTGCACATGGAATAGATACTTTTGCTGAATCTACTGTAACACCTGCTAATACGACAACGCCTGTATTTTCATCTAGTTTAGCAATTCCATTAAATGGATCTGTGGTACAAGAATTATCTGCGCCTATATATCTATACACTGCAATTTGTGGTGCAGCAATATAACCGTTAGAAAGAACGTCTCTTACTACCACTTCAATATCGCCTGGTGTTGCACTTGTTCTAAATTTAAACCATACTGTTTCGTCAGAACATGGTTCAGATTGCACACAATCTTGGTCTGTATTTGGTTCGCCTTGTTGCTGAGTAGCACAGAAATTATTTTCTAAATTTCTAATTTGACTACCACCAGCAGCTACAGTTCCCATATTTCTTGCATTACAAATATCATCATTTGCAACATCTAATCCTGGTGTAGCTGACATTGATATAGATATATCAAAATCACCCATATTATCACCAAATAATGGACAGGCACTTGAGCCTGCAACTCTTAACAAATATGTAGTCATTGGTTTAGGACAAGTCAAAGTAATTCTTTCATTTCTTGGATTAAGTGGTAAATATGGAATGTTTGTTCCTTCTCCAACTCTGTATAATCTATTAAATTTATTATTGCCTAAGTTTGTACAACCAGCAGCTGTATAATATGAATTTAAGGCTCCTGTATATTCATATAAGTCCATATCTGGATCAAAACAAGTACCACTTGGATTGGTTACATTAATCGTAATTTCTCCAGGTAATAGTGGTGGAAGAATTGGTCCAGTATTGAATGCATACCAAACCGTTGGTGTATTATCTGAATTAAATGGATTCAAATCCCATCCATTCATTTCTGGTTCGTTTACTTCTGTAGTTGCACATCTGTTATTATGTCTAAATGTTATACTTTCTCCATTTTGTAGGTATGTTGCATTATTAAAAATATTTATTGAACCAGATGGATTTTTAACTCTGTGTGCTTCACACATATTGTCATTTCCACCTGGCAAATCTGGATTTACTGTATAATCTACATTACTTGCGTAAGTTGGATCTGCTGGTAAATGTGTAATTTTTACTTTAAACTGTCCTGTCTCACAATCTGTTCCTGTGCCACCTGCAACATCTCTTAATGGATCACCACAAATAGCTGTAAGTAAAGGACCACAAGTTGTATTTCTATCTCCATCTACTTGTACCCAATACCATCTGTTAGGAACTAAACAATGCACCTCCATATCTTCACTTTGTCCTCCAAGTATTGGTGGATCATAATCTTCCATGATTGTAAATCCATTTGTTGCTAAACCATTACATGTTTGGTTTGGTATATCATACACTGCAATTCCAAGATCAATATCATTAACTTCTTGTAATGCTTCAATTCTTACTTTTCCAGATGCTGGAGCTTGGAATTTAAACCATAATGAATGTTCTACATTAAACTCATCTGTAGTTAAATCTGCCAAATTATCTTGATATGTACCTGTGATTTTTTCTGCAATTTTACCTGCACCTTCTATATTTGGTTCTATAGTTGCACAGCTATTGTTGAAAGCTACTGTTGTTACTGAACCATTAACTGCCAATGCATTTACTCCTGCAATTGTTGCAGCATCACAAATATCATCATTTGTAGATGCAGGAATTCCAGATACTTCTTGTACTGATATTCTAAAATCACCTTCTACATCTTCAAAATCTGCTCCTGCAACATAACTTGCATCACCATCAATCATGATATAATATGTTTCACCTGGTTTTAAACAGCTAACAACCATATACTCATCAAAGCCACAGCCTAATACACCTGGTAAACAAACACCTGTATAATCATCAGCATTTGTTGGATCTAATTCTATACAGCCACCATCAAATCCGAAACCACTTCTTAGTTCTGTTAATCTCCATTTATCAAAACAATTTGAAGTTTGGAATACAGCCAACTGTAAGTTTATATCTTGGTGATAGTCATCTTCTCCTCTTATTTGATCGATATTTTCTGCTCTAATTTTTACTTTTCCAGTTGATGGTGCAACGAAAGAAGCCCAAACAGTTTTATCTGTAGAAGAATTTCTTGCGCCCCATTGATATGGTAATGGATCTCCAATTGATGTAGCACATCTATTGGTCATTTTTTCCATGATAATGAACTGTAACCTAAGCTTGCATTTTGAGAGAACCTAAATTGTATGCAAAGCATGGTTCATCATGTATATAATCGAAATTTCTAATTCCTAATCCAGTGTAAGGTGAAATATTTGTAGCAGTATTGTCTGGATTTACTAAACCTAATGCTGCATCTTTTATTTGTAATTTAAAATACCCCATTACACAATCGCCCGCATCTAATAAATCACAAGTTAAATAATCTCCTCCATCAACTTGAAGATAATAATATTTATTTGGATCTAAACAAGTTGCAATAAAGCTATTACCCTCGTTACAAAATGCACCACCAAATGCACTACTTCCACCACATGTATTATATATGTCGTATGCAAAAAGTACATTTGTTGATAGCCCAGAACAAGCACCTATACCTGCCTCTGTTAATTCACAGTCTTTATGGTCTTGTGCTAAAATTGGTGTCCATAAATAACGTGGGTCTGAGCAATGTGTATTTGTTCCATTACCTAAGATAGGTTCCCAAATAGCCATTTGTATATCTAAGTCATCATCAACACCTGGTGAACCTGCTGGTGCTGATTGTGCTGTAATTAATACAGAACCTGACAAAGGTGGTTTAAATCTAAACCATACGTCTGCTTCTAGTTCTTGTGAAAAATCTGCTCGCCATTGTACATCTGGTGTAGCACAGAAATTGTCATATAATGTTGCTGGTGCTAATTGTCCTCCATTTGGTACTGAACCTAAATCAATAGCATTACAAATAGAATCATTTATAGGTGCACCTCCTAAAGTAGGTGCTGTTTTTATGCCATATGTTCCATTGTCAAATGACCATAATCCTTCATAGCATAATGAAATTGCACCTGCATCTTTAATTTGTACATAATAAGTTGTGTTTGGTATTGGACATTTTAATCTAAATAAATCTTTGTAACAAGGTGCTCCAAATCCATATCCAGTAGTTGCTTCACACAAATCTCCTGGTATGTTCATTTCAGGTTGTACTGCCATCTGTGTCTGAATTGGGCACGATGCAGGAGTTTCTGGTAACAAGAAAGTAACTTCAGAATTAAATCCAACTCCACCATTATATGGTAATGGTTCTAAACAAAGTGTACCTCTATTTGCATCAGTAAGAATATTATCATTATTGTACCAATATATCCAATCTGGTACAGTAGTACCTGTTGTAAATTTATACCAAGTTGTTGCTGTATGTGTACCTCCACCTGTAATATTATCTTCTTGTTGGTTATTTGAACCTGGGTTTGATATATCATTTTCTCCACTTTCTGCAGCTGTACACTTATTTGTATGTGGTAATCCAAAGTAAGGAGCAGCTGTAAATTTATTACTAAGTGTCCAATTTACATTAGTTGATGTGCCTGCCGCTGTACCATTTTGTGTAATGATTCCTAAATCAACAGCATCACATAAGTTATCTGCAGCTCTAAATGCAGCTTTTTTAACTCTTAATGAAAAATCTACATAATCGCCACCTAAGCCTGTAACACTTGCATGATCAACTTGTACATAATATGTTGTATTTGCTTTTAAACAAAGATATTCTAGTTTAGCATCGCCAAAATCTAAATTTTGAGTATAATCAACTAAACTTAGATTAGAAAAACTTGCAGCATTTTCGGGTGTACATGTGCGAACAGTTGTTGCTGTTTGTTCATATACTGCAAAAGTTGGCCATGCATCTATTGATCCTCCAAGTCTATCTACCTCAAATGTATATACATGCGGTAATTGTGCCAATGGGTGAGATGTTGGATAATAAGCTGCTGGTGTAGTGAACTTATACCAAACTGTCTTATCAATAGATTGAGCTGGAAATGCATCAGGTTCTCCTGATGCTGCAACTGTTGCACAAATATTAGTTTGTTTATTAATAAATAAGTCTGTGTTTGTTGTGTTTGAGAGTGTTCCTAAATTTGTAGCATCACAGATTTTGTCTGGTCCTGCTGTAAAACCGTTGTCTGTAATTGTCATTGTAAAATCCATCATGTCACATGTAGAATACCAAGCATCGTCTAATTGCACCCAATATGTAGTATTTGGTTTAGGACATTCAATATCATAAACAGACTCATCACCCACATTTCCGATTAGTGGTACATCAATACCATTCGGATAATCACCATTAGCTAAGGTAATACCATTAAACCAATTTGTAGAAGAAGTCCAACCTGTACAATTTGTAGGTAATGCTGGTGTTCCGTCAGCTTCATAAACTTTTAACCAAGCACCTGTCCATGTACATAAAGCTCCACCGGAACCATTTGAACCACTTGCATTTATTCTTATTTTGCTACCTGGTGTACTTGATGTAACGAATTTAATCCAAACTGTTTCATCATCATTATCTACATTTGGCTCATCTAAAGCACATTGTTCTTGAGCTGTTGCAGATTTATTATTAAATGTTGGGATAGAAATTGTCTCGCCTAAATCTAAGGTATCATTATTAGTAATAGACTCTGTATGTGCAGCAGCACCACCATTTGTGGTACCTGCCAACCAAGCATTACAAAAATCATCATTGCTATTGAATGTGCCATTCCAATTTACTGCTAAGCTGAATATTCCTTCAGTTTCTAAAATTCCACCACCTCCGTCACAACGAATAAAGTAGGTTGAGTTTGGATGTAAATATCCAGTTTCATTAATTTCTGCATCTGTATCAAACACATTGGTTGCATCTGCATCCCAGCTATTTTTTTCATTTGTTAAATTAGACCAAGTAGGTCCTCCACAGACATTTCCGCATGCTTCATACAAGTATAAGTCAGGATCTATTCCATCTTGTTCTGCCATTCTAATATTTATATTTCTTGGCACAGTAGCACCAGTAGTAAAATAGTACCATACTGTTTTTTGTCCGCCACTTGGCTCTCCAGCTTCTGTACTTGCACATATATTAGATTGATTATTTAATGTTGCAAAAGAACCAGAAGTTGTATTTATATTACCTAATAATTTTGCATTAATTGAAGTGCCATTACATATATTATCTACACCATTTGTAGCATTATAACTCGAAATATTAACTTTAATTCGTCCAGCACTTCTTCCACCATTTAATATATTTGTACATGCATCAAAATTATACCCTGTACCTACTTGTAAATAATAATCTCTACCACCAAGTAAACATTCTGCACTAAAAGTACCACCGTCTGAAAAACACCATCTATCAAATGCTACTTCTGTAAGTCCAGATGTACCGGAACATGCGGCTGTTGATTTTAAATAAAGTGTTGCTGCAACATAATTAGCGTCTTCACCTGCTTCTTCGATATTAATATTTACTCCAGTAAGTCCATCAGTTGGTGTTGTAAACTTATACCACATAGTATTGGACATATCTCCTAAGCGTTGCTCGCCTGCTTGTGTCCCTAAACATGTATTATTATAATAAACATTACCTGTACTCGAATTCGAATTTAATGTACCAAAATCATGTGCATCACAGACATTGTCTTTACCTTGAGCAGTAGTTGAACCAACAACTGTAATTCTATATGTACCCTCATCCTCATTAGCATTTGGACAAAATACAGCGGTGTTATTTTGCCAGCCTGCTACTTGAACATAATATTTTGAATTTGGGTCTAAGCAAAATCTTCTATAAGAATTTAATGTATTCTCAAATGTACCATCTATTCTACAATTCACATTATCATCTCCATCTCCATCTCCAAGGTTTGTTAATTTGCTCCAATCAACACAAGAACGAGGAAATACATATGCAGTATCGTTTTGTTTCCATAACTTAAAATCTGCATCTAAATCATCTCCACCATAATCTCCATAAACATTTATATCTACATAAGCTGGAACAGTAGCTCCAGTTGTAAAGAAAAACCAATCTGTATGGCTATCTGCTAATCCAGGTTCTCCTGATTCTTGATTTGTTCCATTATTATTATCATTAGCAGCTAAAGTACCTCC carries:
- a CDS encoding FKBP-type peptidyl-prolyl cis-trans isomerase, with the translated sequence MKKYSILILSIAVLLVSACKSGGSYKNANPKTSMDSVSYAVGLQIASQLRQNGLDSTINPELLARAIYDVMNSKKQLFGGDTIAAVLMKQFNPQAYQQAEFNKKKEKDFFAKNGTAADVKTTSSGLQYQIISTGTGQKPTESNTVKVHYKGMLLDSTVFDSSIDRKEPAIFPLANLIQGWKEGILLMPVGSKFKFFVPSKLAYGMQGIPQAGIGPNEPLIFEVELISIEPDAPQMNPMEMQQEMH
- a CDS encoding FKBP-type peptidyl-prolyl cis-trans isomerase, producing MQKNVLFVTFSICLLVFGQNSTTKSKTTTKVTPKTTTTTVAPKLKTLADSIGYILGVQIVNDIQKNTVTNPSLSGLNLGFKDAYNNSSKYLIPEEKFQEYLQTFFQNQQALLSKAKSDVNDKFFEENGKRQGVKKTASGLQYEVISLGTGAKPLATDVVKVFYKGTHLDGKEFDGNIGKEPITFPLNQVILGWTEGLQLMPVGSKFKFYLPPSLGYGVNGSPPVIEPNEALIFEVELLGIEAPKENIAPQLFNPEQEHDHSDPNHKH
- a CDS encoding serine hydrolase, coding for MNKKITALKIFTVIIVFVLSILVFKLNDSLRVPSIFDGKFYNTLSIPSATKKTELKKELRQIPELQLWADSSTYLENLYTDIFLKNTNTTSFLIVKNGKIIFERYLNGVKEGDITQVFSVTKVFITALLGIAIKEGIIESNQLPVSFFYDNLKNPLYDSLKLEYLCQMTSGLNYDEYGNLLQTVRFYYNRDLQSAIENAKFTYKPGKVFKYKSIDTQILGDCITKALKDKSFTTYLYEKIWEPLGMQDSSFFTVDSRLTRVPKYYGGLNTTARDLAKFGVMIANNGMYNGKQVVPKSWLNQCDDEAMRSKSEERYCNAWYYSVDDSLSNVYYAAGFNGQTMLINESKKVVIIRLGIEKGNVHWYPILKRLSEIV